The genomic region CCGCGACCACCGCCGAGACCGCCGCCACCGCCTGACCCTCGCCACCGGGAGCGTGACCGACCCGGGTTCCGGGGAGCGGCGCTGTCCGGCCGGTCGCGATGCCGCGACTTCCCTGATCTCGAGTGGATCACGTCGTGACCGGGGTGCCCGAGCGGTGGCCGCGGAGATTTGTCGGACCCGCGTGGGAAACTACAGGCGAGTGATTCTCCGCTTCCGTTGTGCGTCGCTGTCGCATTTCGGGGGCCTGTCGCCTGGAGTGAAGAGGAGACGCCCGTGTCGCATCACGAGCTTTACTGCGACGTCTGCGAGGACGTGGCACCGTTCGAGGCGCCGCCCTGCGTCGACGGCCACGGCAGCGACTGCCCCGAGCTGGTCTGCACCGGTTGCGGCGCCGCCGTGGTGATCGCCACGTACACCGTCGGCGTCACCCGGCTGGCCGACCGCCGACGTCGCCAGCCCGCCCACCGCCACGCCGCCTGACCCCTCGGTCGACGCCGCCCGCGCGGCCGACCCGGCCTCGACCACGGCGCCGCCGACGCGGAGCCGACCACGGCGCGGCCGACCCGGCCTCGACCACGGCGCCGCCGACGCGGAGCCGACCACGGCGCGGCCGACCCGGCCTCGACCACGGCACCGCGGACGCGGAGCCGACCACGGTGCGCCACGACGAAGGCCCGCTCCCCCGATGGGATGCGGGCCTTCGTCACGCAGGTCGGTCGCGAGCGACCGGGTGGATCAGTGCTCGGCGGTGCGCCGGGTGCCGGTGTAGTACTCGAACAGCAGGCCACAGGCGGCGAAGACGACCGCCAGCAGGCCGAGGCCGATCAGCCAGAACTGCCAGAACACCATGCCCAGCGCGGCGGTCGCGGCGGCCAGCGCCAGACCGAACGGCCAGTAGCTGCCCGGGCTGAAGAAGCCGACCTCACCGGCGCCGTCGGAGATCTCGGCGTCCGGCCGGTCCTCCGGGCGCAGGTCGATCCGGCGGGAGACGAACCAGAAGAAGCCACCGCACATCGAGCAGAGCAGGAACGACAGCAGCAGGGCAACGGTGCCTACCCACTCGACGTTGCCAGACTCACCGTGGGTCCAGGCGCCGTAGAGGATGGTGGCGCCGAAGAGGAACCCGGCGATGATCAGGAAGATACGCCACTCGGTCTTCATGCGGCTGCCTCAGCTTCCCGTGCGGGCCGGAGCGTCGTCCGGGTTGAAGTTGCTCTGCGTCCGTCGGGTGTCGAACGGCTGCGTGGTCTGCGCGTACGGCTCCTCGCCGATCTGGGCGAGGGCGTCCTGCGTCGACTTGCCGCTCTGCTTGGCCGCGAGGAACTGGTCGTACTTCTCCGGCGAGACCACCCGCAGCTCGAAGTTCATGAACGCGTGGTAGCTGCCGCACAGCTCGGCGCAGCGGCCGACGTACGCGCCCTCGGCGTCCAGGCTGGAGACCTCGAAGACGTTGCGGATCTTGCCCGGCATGACGTCCCGCTTGAACAGCAGCTCCGGCACCCAGAACGAGTGGATGACGTCGCGGCTGGTCTCCTCGAACCGGATGGACCGGTTGGTCGGCAGCACGAGCACCGGGATGACCTCACTGGTGCCGAGCGTCGACGCGGTGGTGCGGGCCTCCGTGCCCTGACCGTCGCGGTAGTTGAACTGCCAGTTCCACTTGAAGGCGACGACCTCGACAGTGACGTCCGGGTTCTTCGACAGCTTGTCGACGTCGGTCTGCACGATCGCCGTGTAGTAGAAGAGCACGGAGACGATCAGGATCGGCGCGATGGTGTAGAGGAACTCCATCGGCAGGTTGTAGCGGGTCTGCACCGGCAGGGCGTTGCCGCGCTTGCGGTAGCGCACCACACACCAGAAGATCAGGCCCCACACGAAGACGCCGACCGCGAGCGCGGCGACGCAGGAGGCGATCCACAGGTCGTACATCCGGTGCGACTCGGGCGTGATGCCACCCTGCGGCCAACCGAAGCCGTCGAACGTCTGCCCCACGTCACAGCCCGTGAGCAGAACCAGCAGAGCCACGCCCCCGAGACCGAGCCCGGCCAACCGACCAGCACCGCGTCCCCGGCGTCCACCGACTCCTGGCGCAGCACCGTGCCGTACGGCCGACGGCCGTACCTCCGAACTCCTTGCGACCACCTGGTCCTGCCTCCCTAGCGCGCCGCGGTGCGTCGTTCCTCAGCACCGGCGGCAAAGGCGTCACCGACGGTCGCAGATTACTCGACCATGACGGACTCGGCCGTGGTGGGGTCACTGTCCGCCCCCATCGGGGGGATCCTGGGCATAACGTCGCGATAGCGTCTGATCCGTGAGCGCGAGGAGTGAGCCGGGGTTGCGAGCCCCGCAACCGCGAACAAAGGCAGGTCCGTGAGCGCGAGGAGTGAGCCGGGGTTGCGAGCCCCGCAACCGCGAACAAAGGCAGGTCCGTGAGCGCCTCTTCGGTCTACCTGGACGCGGCTACCGCCGCGCCGCTGCATCCGGTCGCCCGGCAGGCGCTGCTGGCCGCCCTTGAAGACGGCTGGGCCGACCCGGGAAAGCTCTACAGCCAGGCGCGTCGCGCGCGGCAACTGCTCGACGCCGCCCGCGAGGCCGCCGCGCAGACGCTCGGCGTCCGCGCCGACGAACTGTCCTTCACCAGCAGCGGTACGACGGCAGCCCACGGCGCGGTGCTCGGCGGCCTGGCGGGACGGCACCGGGCCGGTGCGACGCTTGTGCACTCGGCGATCGAGCATTCCGCAGTCCTGCACGCCGCGGAGCGGCACGTAGCGGCGGGCGGCGTCGCCGACTCGGTGCCTGTCGACCGGGTGGGCCGGCTGGATCTGGCCGCCTGGTCGGCGGCCGTCCGGGCCCCCGGGGTCGCGCTGGCCGCGCTGATCACCGCCAGTCACGAGGTGGGCACCGTGCAGCCTGTCGCCGAGGCGGCGGCCGTCTGCGCGGACGTCGGGGTGCCGCTCTACGTCGACGCGGCGCAGTCGGTCGGGCGGGTGCCCCTGCCGGCCGGCTGGTCGATGCTCAGCGCCAGCGCCCACAAGTGGGGCGGGCCGCCCGGGGTGGGGCTGCTGGCGGTCCGCAAGGGCACCCGCTGGGAGTCGCCCTGGCCAGCCGACGAGCGGGAGGGTGGGCGTACCCCAGGGGTGGTGAACCTGCCGGCGGTGGTGGCGGCGGCGGCGAGCCTGCGCGCGGCGGCGGCCGACGCGGCAGCTGAGGCGACCCGGCTGGACCCGCTGGTGAACCGAATCCGGACGCGGGTCGCGGCCGAGGTGCCCGACGTGGAGGTGGTGGGCGACCCGGTGCTGCGCCTACCCCACCTGGTGACGTTCTCCTGCCTGTACGTCGACGGGGAGACGCTGCTGCACGCGCTGGACCGGCGGGGGTTCGCGGTGTCGTCCGGCTCGTCCTGCACGTCGTCCACGCTGCGGCCGTCGCACGTGTTGGAGGCGATGGGGGTGCTCTCGCACGGCAACGTCCGGGTCAGCCTGCACCGGGACACGACCGAGTCCGACGTCGAGCGGTTCCTCGTCGAGCTGCCCGGGATCGTCGCCGGGCTGCGCGCCGACGCCGGGGTGGTGGGGCTGTGACGATGCCGGACGAGGTGCTCGACTGTCGGGGGCAGCGCTGTCCGCTGCCGGTGATCGCGGCGGCCCGCCGGATGCCGCAGGTGCCGGTCGGCACTGTGGTCCGGGTGCTCGCCGACGACCCGGCGGCGGCGGTGGACCTCCCCGCCTGGTGCCGGATGCGCGGCCAGGAGTTCCTCGCCGCGATCACCGGCCCGGAGGGCCCCGCCTACGACATCCGCCGCACCCACTGACCCGGGTTACGGGAGGAGGTGGGGGCGGACCTCGTCGGCGGCGGCGTCGCCGTAGGACTCGGCGAGGCGCTTGACGAACAGGTCGCGGCGGACGTCGTACTCCTGGGTGCCCACCGTCTCCAGGACGAGCGTTGCCAGCAGCGAGCCGACCTGGGCGGCCCGCTCCAGACCGACGCCCCAGGAGAGCGCGGTGAAGAAGCCGGCCCGGAAGCCGTCGCCCACTCCGGTCGGGTCGACCGCCCGGATCTCCCGCGCGATCGGCACGTGGATCGGGTCGATGCCACGGCCGGCGATCTGCACCCCGTCCTTGCCCAGCGTGGTGACGCGTACCTTGACCAGGTCCAGCAACTGGTCGTCGCTGAGCTGCGCCTTGCTCTGCAGCAGCGACTTCTCGTAGTCGTTCGTCATCAGGTACTCGGCGCCTTCGATGAGCGCCACCACGTCCTCACCCGGCATCCGGGCGAGCTGCTGGGAGGGGTCGGCGGCGAAGGCGTACCCACGGGTGCGGCACTCGGCCGAGTGCCGCAGCATCGCCTCCGGGTCGTTGGCGCCGACCACCACCAGGTCCAGCCCGCCGAGCCGGTCGGCGACGGGAGCCAGCTCGATGTTGCGCGCCTCGCTCATCGCGCCCGCGTAGAACGACGCGATCTGGCACATGTCGGTGTCGGTGGTGCAGACGAACCGGGCCGTGTGCGCCACCTCACTGATGTGCACGGAGTCACAGTCCACACCGTGCCGCTCCAGCCAGGAGCGGTAGTCGGCGAAGTCCGCGCCCACCGCCCCGAGCAGCACCGGGCGCAGCCCGAGCTGGCCCATGCCGAAGGAGATGTTCGCCGCGACCCCGCCACGGCGGAGCACCAGGTCGTCCACCAGGAAGGAGAGGGAAACCTTGTGCAGCTGATCGGCGATGAGCTGGTCGGCGAAGCGACCCGGGAAGCTCATCAGGTGATCGGTGGCGATCGAGCCGGTCACGGCGATCTTCATGTCAACCCTCGGGGTCGGGAGCAGGGCGCGGTCAGCCTACCGGCCCGGCAACCCGGACGTGTCCGGTCGGTCGGGCAACGGCAACCCGCCGGCCACTCACCGGCCAAGGGCTCCCGGGACCGCTCCCACAGTCACCCGGACACGACGATGGGGCCGTCCCGCGGGACGGCCCCATCGTCGGTGGTGCGTGGCGCGCGACTCAGTTGAACGAGTCGCCGCAGGCGCAGGAGTTGCCCGCGTTGGGGTTGTCGATGGTGAAGCCCTGGGCGTCGATCCGGTCGGCGAAGTCGATGGTCGCGCCGGACAGGTACGGGGCGCTCATCCGGTCGACGACGACCTCGACGCCACCGAAGTCGGTGACGACGTCACCGTCGAGCGAACGCTCGTCGAAGAAGAGCTGGTACCGCAGGCCGGAGCAGCCACCCGGCTGCACCGCGACGCGGAGCCGCAGGTCGTCGCGGCCCTCCTGCTCGATCAGGGCCTTGACCTTCTGCGCCGCGACGTCGGTGAGGACGACGGAAGTAGGGGCCTGGGCCTCGGTCGACTCGGTCTGCGCTGGCGTGGTCACGTGGAAGTCTCCCTGCGCGGTTTTGGGTCCGGACGCACTGGCCAACGCCGCGCGCCGTCCAGTGATTCCCGGTTGTGGTCCAGTTCCGATCGTACGCCGCCCCGGCCGCGCCCACCCGCGTGGCGTGATCGCCGCCGCAGGTCGGCCCCGGTGACGCGTGGACGGGAGCCCTCAGCGGCTCCACTGCCGGGCCAGTCGGGCGCCCAGCTCACGCAGCCCGTCGGCCGGACGGCTCAGCGCGGCGTCGAGCCCGCCGGCCTGCTCCCCGCCGAAGTGCTCGACCAGGCTGTACGCGTCGGTCACCCCCGCCGAGGCGGCCTCCCGCCGGCCGGTGCTGACCTGGCCGGCGACCACCACGCAGGGCACCCCACGGTCCCGGGCGGCCCCCGCCACCCCCGCGACGACCTTGCCGCGCAGCGACTGGTGGTCGAAGGACCCCTCCCCGGTGATCACCAGGTCGGCGGTGTCGAGCGCGGCCTCCAACCGGGTGGCCCGGGTGACCATGCCGATGCCCGACTCGCAGGTACCGCCGAGCGCGAGGACTGCCGCGCCGAGGCCGCCGGCGGCCCCACCGCCGGGCAGCGCGCCGAGCCCCGCCGGGCAGCCGGGGAGGTCCCGCTCAAGCACCGCCGCGAAACGCTCCAGGGCCGCGTCGAGCAGCAGGACGTCGGCACGGTCGGCCCCCTTCTGCGGGCCGAACACGTTGCTCGCGCCGTGCAGGCCGAGCAGCGGGTTGTCCACGTCGGTGGCGGCGACCAGCCGGGTGCCGCGCAGCCGGGGAGCGCCGTCGAGGGCGTCGACCAGGGCCAACGCCGCACCGCCGTACGGCAGCGCCGCACCCGTGGCGTCGAGCGCTGTCGCGCCCAGCGCGGTGAGCATGCCGGCACCGCCGTCGTTGGTGGCGGAGCCACCCAGCCCGATCACCACAGTCCGGGCCCCGCTCTCCACCGCGGCGGTCACCAGCAGACCCAGCCCGTACGACGTGGTGGTCTTCGGGTCGCGCTCGGCCGCGGAGAGCAGGTGCAGGCCGCACGCCTGCGCGCTCTCCAGGTAGGCGGTCGTGCCGTCGACGGTGAGCAGGATCTCACCGGCCGCCGGCCGGCCCAGCGGATCGACAGTCGGCACCGTCACCCGCCGGCCGCCGAGCGCGTCGGCGAGCACGTCCACGAAGCCCGGCCCGCCGTCGGCGAGCGGCCGGATCAGCAGGTCGTCACCGTCGGCGACGCTGCGCCATCCGTCCGCCACCGCGGCGGCCACCTCCGGTGCGGGCAGGGTGCCGGCGAACTTGTCCGGGCAGAGCAGCACGCGCATGCCGAGCAGTGTGGCAGCCCACACCGAGCGGAGCTGCGGCGCGCTCGCGCTGTGGGACCATGGGCTACGTGACTTCGACCTGGGTGGAACCCTCCAACACGGCGACGGCTCTGCTGCTGCTCGGCCGGGGCAGCGACCCCGACACCGAGCGCGGCGTCGAGTGTCCGGGCGACCTGCCGGCGCCCAGTGACCCGGATCTGGTGGCCCGGGCCACGGCGGCGAAGGCGAAGCTGGGCAGCAAGGTCTTCGTGCTGGGGCACCACTACCAGCGCGACGAGGTGATCCAGTTCGCGGACGTGACAGGTGACTCGT from Micromonospora lupini harbors:
- a CDS encoding cytochrome c oxidase subunit 4, with protein sequence MKTEWRIFLIIAGFLFGATILYGAWTHGESGNVEWVGTVALLLSFLLCSMCGGFFWFVSRRIDLRPEDRPDAEISDGAGEVGFFSPGSYWPFGLALAAATAALGMVFWQFWLIGLGLLAVVFAACGLLFEYYTGTRRTAEH
- the ctaC gene encoding aa3-type cytochrome oxidase subunit II, giving the protein MVARSSEVRPSAVRHGAAPGVGGRRGRGAGRLAGLGLGGVALLVLLTGCDVGQTFDGFGWPQGGITPESHRMYDLWIASCVAALAVGVFVWGLIFWCVVRYRKRGNALPVQTRYNLPMEFLYTIAPILIVSVLFYYTAIVQTDVDKLSKNPDVTVEVVAFKWNWQFNYRDGQGTEARTTASTLGTSEVIPVLVLPTNRSIRFEETSRDVIHSFWVPELLFKRDVMPGKIRNVFEVSSLDAEGAYVGRCAELCGSYHAFMNFELRVVSPEKYDQFLAAKQSGKSTQDALAQIGEEPYAQTTQPFDTRRTQSNFNPDDAPARTGS
- a CDS encoding cysteine desulfurase family protein, which codes for MSASSVYLDAATAAPLHPVARQALLAALEDGWADPGKLYSQARRARQLLDAAREAAAQTLGVRADELSFTSSGTTAAHGAVLGGLAGRHRAGATLVHSAIEHSAVLHAAERHVAAGGVADSVPVDRVGRLDLAAWSAAVRAPGVALAALITASHEVGTVQPVAEAAAVCADVGVPLYVDAAQSVGRVPLPAGWSMLSASAHKWGGPPGVGLLAVRKGTRWESPWPADEREGGRTPGVVNLPAVVAAAASLRAAAADAAAEATRLDPLVNRIRTRVAAEVPDVEVVGDPVLRLPHLVTFSCLYVDGETLLHALDRRGFAVSSGSSCTSSTLRPSHVLEAMGVLSHGNVRVSLHRDTTESDVERFLVELPGIVAGLRADAGVVGL
- a CDS encoding sulfurtransferase TusA family protein — encoded protein: MTMPDEVLDCRGQRCPLPVIAAARRMPQVPVGTVVRVLADDPAAAVDLPAWCRMRGQEFLAAITGPEGPAYDIRRTH
- a CDS encoding carbohydrate kinase family protein, encoding MKIAVTGSIATDHLMSFPGRFADQLIADQLHKVSLSFLVDDLVLRRGGVAANISFGMGQLGLRPVLLGAVGADFADYRSWLERHGVDCDSVHISEVAHTARFVCTTDTDMCQIASFYAGAMSEARNIELAPVADRLGGLDLVVVGANDPEAMLRHSAECRTRGYAFAADPSQQLARMPGEDVVALIEGAEYLMTNDYEKSLLQSKAQLSDDQLLDLVKVRVTTLGKDGVQIAGRGIDPIHVPIAREIRAVDPTGVGDGFRAGFFTALSWGVGLERAAQVGSLLATLVLETVGTQEYDVRRDLFVKRLAESYGDAAADEVRPHLLP
- the erpA gene encoding iron-sulfur cluster insertion protein ErpA, with the translated sequence MTTPAQTESTEAQAPTSVVLTDVAAQKVKALIEQEGRDDLRLRVAVQPGGCSGLRYQLFFDERSLDGDVVTDFGGVEVVVDRMSAPYLSGATIDFADRIDAQGFTIDNPNAGNSCACGDSFN
- a CDS encoding glycerate kinase family protein is translated as MRVLLCPDKFAGTLPAPEVAAAVADGWRSVADGDDLLIRPLADGGPGFVDVLADALGGRRVTVPTVDPLGRPAAGEILLTVDGTTAYLESAQACGLHLLSAAERDPKTTTSYGLGLLVTAAVESGARTVVIGLGGSATNDGGAGMLTALGATALDATGAALPYGGAALALVDALDGAPRLRGTRLVAATDVDNPLLGLHGASNVFGPQKGADRADVLLLDAALERFAAVLERDLPGCPAGLGALPGGGAAGGLGAAVLALGGTCESGIGMVTRATRLEAALDTADLVITGEGSFDHQSLRGKVVAGVAGAARDRGVPCVVVAGQVSTGRREAASAGVTDAYSLVEHFGGEQAGGLDAALSRPADGLRELGARLARQWSR